GAGAACCAAGTCATCATCCGGATGCGGGGCCTCCCTTTCACAGCCACACCGGAGGATGTCCTGGGCTTCCTGGGACCCGAATGTCCGGTCACAGGCGGGAAGGAAGGGCTCCTCTTCGTCAAGTATCCAGACGGACGGCCCACGGGAGATGCTTTTGTCCTGTTTGCTTGCGAAGAGTTTGCACAGAATGCACTTAAGAAACACAAGGAAATCCTTGGGAAGCGTTACATTGAGCTCTTCAGAAGCACGGCAGCAGAAGTCCAACAGGTTGTGGTTTTTTAACACTTAACTtgcttctgtgttttgtttttcttttgcctcaCCGGTATTGTCTGTAGAAATTCTTGGTATTGATATTATGCAGAGTGCAGTGGAGCAGGGCAACATATGTATTATTTGTAGCCTGAAGTTAAGATTTCTCATAACCAAGAAAAACAGCTTCAGGATGTTAAGGATATTCTTCAAGATGTTAAGCTGTTTTGGGGTCAATGCAAGCAGTGATGTCTGTGGTCCATTTTGGCTTTTGTTAGTGGAATGACAGACTCATGGAGGGCACAGCTATATGCCTTTTCtttcaactggattatttctgcagtgtgttttggaccttatgtCTCCTATTTCTTCTATTGCAGAACTATAATAGAACAGGATttgatcctgggaattgtgggaaccccagaatttaataataataataataataataacaacaacaacaacaatatggttttttgtgggtttttcgggttgtgtggccatgttctagaagagtttcttcccaaCACTTTCTGGGTGCTTTGCACTCTCTCTTAGCCACTAATTGTCTGCTTGAGCTGTGTTTTAATCCTTCCACTGTTGCCTTCTAACTACTTCATATCCTGGAAAGTACAGTGAACCCATGCcttccatgggggatccattccggacccctcgcataaggcaaattccgcctatgctggagccccattcacttgaatggggtgCAGTGGTGTGGTGACATGGTGGCAGGGGTgcgtgccccattcatctgaatgggacatgccaccccttgcATCCCACGtgctccccgcagcttgagcgcataagctcaaagccacgtataacACGGGCGCATTGTACTACCTTTCTCATCCCTGATGTTggttgtttcctttttttgtccACAGGTCCTGAACAGATACATGTCCACCCCTCTCATCCCCACTCTCCCCACGCCTATCATTCCTGTGATACCACCGCCTTACACCATTGCTGCCGGCAGCGCCAGGGATTGTGTCCGGCTCAGGGGCTTGCCCTACACTGCAGGGATTGACGACATTCTGGAGTTCATGGGAGAAGCTACTGCGGACATCAAGCCTCACGGAGTCCACATGGTCCTGAACCAGCAAGTACGGGAAACTCAAGATTATATTCGAAAAGTTAGGCTGagtcctattggttagtcccaattagagtaaatTCACTGAAATCATTTGTTGGAATGATTCTTGACATATagctaaatcccattgattcagtgggtctatagTAGTTGGGATTAACGTTAGGATTCAAACCATAGACGGAAAGAACCGGAGTGGGGTGGCAGTGGACACTGGatattttgtaggtttttcgggctatatggccatattctagaagagtttataggaataaactcttctagaacatagccacatagcctgaaaaacccaccaaaaactatggatgccggctgtgaaagccttcgaattcacAGTGGACACTGGGTTTGGCTATTGGAGAAACGGTTCTTTCTGTTGACTTTATGTTTaccttgcctttcccccaaaaatgaCCCTTAAAGTagcttataaattaaaatgagtacaatataatcagcactttggatcatgtccaggaaaaaaagagaacttTTTAAAACTCTGGACCAGCTATTGCATAGTATGAGCTATATTCTAATTTGGCTAGTGGCGGAGTTGTTGGAGCTGTATTGTCCCTGTATGTAACCAGCCTCAGTTCCCATTATGCAGCTCTTTGTACCAATGAAATTCCCAAACACATTTCAAAGGCAGCAACAGCTGAATGTCCATTCAACTTGCATCCAGTTGCATAATTAGCCCCAGTGCTACTCATAGCTGCcctactacaagatctctccacatactgattgtAGTAAATAGTGGGTCAAATCTTCTAACATCGGCCCTtcatatacactgattttttatacatggattcaagcatccatggtttgaaaatgtttttaaaaaggtataaatttcaaatatcaaaccttgattttccatttttttataagggacaccattttgctatgtcattatatttaatgtgacttgagcatccacagattttgttatccacgggggatcttggaactaaaccccagcggataacaagggcccactgtacttcattcAAGTAGACCAGGAGTAAACTGGTTTGCAATGCAGTTCTGATAACCCCAAAGCCATTTAGTCCCAACTGGTCTCAGTTTTCTTCTCTCGTTGCCTGATTTCTGGATTTCAGGGCCGCCCGTCCGGAGATGCTTTCATCCAGATGAAATCCTCCGACCGGGCTTACCTGGTTGCCCAGAAGTGTCACAAGAAGATGATGAAGGACCGTTACGTGGAAGTGTTCCAGTGTTCAGGAGAGGAgatgaattttgttttaatgggTGGCACTTTAAATCGTAGTGGCTTGTCTCCGCCACCATGTAAGTTACCATGTAAGTCTCGACTCCTTCCGCTCTCTTCTGTGCTGCTAATGGCTGGTAGGTGCGGAGGCGTTGCGGTGGTCTTGCCCGCTCTGTCTTGGGATCTGTAATCACCCCTCTGCCGTTGGGCCGGGATTGGAAGCTGGGGCCAAAACCACGTGTGATTTGAGACCCATTTTTCCCTTCCTTAAGCAATCCTAGTTGATTTTTGTTATGGCgacaagtcgactttgacttatggtgaccctgttttAGTTGATTAGTTACACTTTTTTCCAACATTCACTGGgtttcttttaaaacatggaaTTAAATGTTTGCATTAGCGGAACTCAGTATAGGTGCCCTTTTTAATTACaggcttgagtctcccttatccggaattagAAATCCAAAATGTccccaaaaccaaaactttttgtCATGGgcggctgagacagtgacacattTGCCTTCTGAGGGTTCagggtacacaaactttgtttcatgcacaaaagtatttttaaaatatagtataaTGTTACCTTCAGGCGATGTGTTTAATGTGCgtatggaacataaatgaatttactgtttagacttgggtcccatctcaaagatatctcattatgtatattaatgcaaatgcaggtattctAAAATCCCTACCCATCcccaaatccaaagcacttctggccccaagcatttcaaataagggagacgaCCTGTATATAAAATAAGGGAATAAGGGAGACAACCtgtatataaaaatggaaatgtaccctaacattaaaaaaaaatagaaacaaggGACCTAAATTCAGTTGCTAATTCCAACTAttgtaaacccattgaatcaatcacTGAACAGTAAATTAACTCTTATGCTGTCTCATGTCTTCACTGGGTCTGCTTTAGTTGGCACAGCAGTATTTAGGACACTCTCCATGTATATTGATACCTTGGTGTtcacttttttatttcctttttcattatGTTGAGGAGAGAATTGCCTACCCTAAATGTTGGCCCTTTTGGGGTCCTCAGTTCACAATCTCTTGCAAACTTGCTGCAATAAACAGAACCTCTTTAGCtgcatatttttttccaaatgggaAGCGGTTCTCTTTAAAACTGTAAAGCAGGCGAGGTTCCTTGTTATCTTGCTGGCAGTAAGGAGGAGCTGTCTCTCCAGAGAGAGCTTGTTGTTGAAGACAAAGCATCTATTGGGAGAATGTGTTTCAATGGACCAAAGCCTGGTGGATTTTCACAGTCTTAAAACACTACCAAGCAGCAGGATCACTTTCATTGGTGTATAGGGCAAAGAAGACCCTAGTTTGCTTTTTCTGGTTTTCGGGGAGGGTTAATAGTAAAATAGGTATCCTCCTCTCATCTTCGGCAGGAGAGGGGAGgaatctgagggagagagtactATTTTGAAAGCTGTCTGTATTTCCTCATTTGTTATACATGGTGCTTTTTGACTGAATTGCATATTTTGTGTGGCTGTGTTGCTAGGGACTATCTCCCATTGCATCACCAAGGAGTCATCCCTAGATCTCAGCCTAGAAATCTCAGGGCCTAGGGATAGTTCCAAGCTGACAGTCCAAGAACTGTTTGTTCCAATTCCTGCCAATATAGGAATCCATCCTTAGATGACCAATTCTTAGTGGGGCTGTAACAATGCATTCACAATGAGTTGGATTAGGTAGTCCTTCAtgactcttccaactcttatgattccaCTGTAAGTCCAGAGATCATGTTTTACCTTCAGTTTTGGGTGAAACGTCTTTTCCATGAGATCTAGAAGCTTGCCATGCAACCTCAGTAAGTGCGTTAAGTCTGATTTGAGGATTCCAAATGATTCACTTGGGCAACAATGATCACACAACGTTCAGCTTCTCTGTTTTGACTTTTATGCATGAAACTCTCATGCATGACCTCCCTTACTTGCACCCGTTGCTACACTGAAATGGATGACCAGCCCAGCGCACCTGTATTTTGTTAACTTGCTGTTGGTTTTCCTTTGTGGTTTATCCCTAGGCCTTTCTCCCCCAGCCTATGCTGCTTTCCAGACCGCTGCAGCTGCGGTGATTCCAGCAGAAGCGGCCATATACCAGTCGCAAGCGCTCCTTCCGCAGACAAGGACCCAGCAAGCGTCAGCAGCCGCCGCAGCTGCCGCCGCCGCAGCTGCCGCTACTCCAGCTGTTACTTACTACCCAGCTCAGGCAGCTCAGCTTTATATGAACTACACTGCATACTACCCCAGGTATGGTTCAGTTTATCTATTTTACTAGAACCCCAAGATCCACTATGGTTCAAAAGGTTAGGCACTAAGAAGTAAATAAAAGGATGGACCTGAGCCTATTCTGAATCTAGGAAATGATGCTCAGAGCCTGAACTAAAGTGAACTCTCAGTCATTTTCTGCAAAGGTTTGCCCTTGATAACGCCATGCTATCTTCATTTCTGTGGTCTTGAGGGTTTTTATGCACAGTTGTTGAACAATAGTAACAAAACCCCCgtcattttattgttcttataatgaaaaaaaatggaagtcAGAAACGGTCATCATTCTACTCCAGAGCTTTTCCCGGTGGTTCCCAATCATATCTTTTGCCTGCTTTCAATGTGTAGAAATGTATTACCTTGAGCCATCATATTTACAAAGTTCTAATCctcatagttttaaaaatatattcttaagaGTTTGGAGCTTCTGTGCCCCATTGCTTTTCATGGCTTGTAGTGCCTTTCTCCTAGGTGTGTATAGAGTACTTGCAACAAGGTGCACCAAAGACCCATGGTTTCACTTTCCCACTTCCATATTTCCCCACTTCCAcaattttgttgcttttgttggtTTGTCAAGCATTCTGGACCCAAACTGGGTCTCAAGTACTGAATAAGGCTGTTTGGTTGCTCTTACCATAACCCAAGGCTAGAGGATCTCCATGTTTGTTTCATTGCATGATGGTTGTAGCTTGCATGTACGAATGAGCCATATCAACTTGCCAAATGAATTAGTACCCTttcgcactacacagttataacactaatTCTCCTTTCTTAACTGTTCCAGTCCAGATAGCACCATCTGCATGTACACAACCCATGATGTGTGTCCTCTGCATGCACTTTTTTTTGGTTACAAAGCTCTTTTGCTCCTCTTCCAGCCCTCCAGTGTCCCCTACCACAGTGGGGTACATCACAGCTCCGCAAGCAGCGGTTGCGGCTGCCACTTCAGCCACACACACTCCGATGCTGCCCCAGCCTGGTGCTCTTGTCCGGATGCAAGGATTGCCTTACAATGCCGGCATGAAGGAGATTCTCAGCTTCTTCCAGGGTTACCAGGTCAGTATTGGGCTTATCCATTTTTCCTCACACCTTTTTTTGTCTCGGGATGGTCTCTCCATGTATAGTTGGCcatcagtatccacagattctttatccacaaattcaagcatccacagattctttatctactgattcaagcatccatggcttgaaaatatctcaCTGGACAAACCTGTCTTTGGGAATTTATTCACAACACTTTGATTTATCCTGCTCTTCAGCTGATGAGTAGTTTACTAAAGTACAATAAATCCAAAAAAATACGACAGTAGATGAGACATAGGTAACCTCCGGATATTTTGGATGACCACTTCTATAATCCAGGGGTTGGCAACTGTGCATGGCCAGGGGCCAATCCTCCCCAACTTCCCTGAAGGCTGCAAACTCATCCCACATCAGGAGTCCTAAATATCTCCATCTGCTTTACGGACAGATCTCTCTTTGTTGGAGTTcttcccaaaatggctgccagaattATAGGTGCATCACTTTTCAgttaccattttgagaaggactctaACAAACAAAGCATTTAGAGTTTCTAGTGGGACTTTCTGTGTTAGGCTNNNNNNNNNNGTGTGTCTGCGTACTTTTAAGGAATTCTCTATACaattttcaggcaagaagaatCCATTTGAAAGGGAGTCAAAACGTTTCCCCCCAAATTGGAGGGATTGGGTGCTTTGGAAGATTGATGGAGGAAGCTTCATGGGCCGCAGAACTGAAACCCAGAGGTTCATGTGGCCACCAAGCTCCACTTTGCTCACTCCAGCTATAATCCCTGACCATGCTGCTTGGGGCCAATGGAGATTATAGTCCAACATGTCAGTAGAGTGCAATAGTTTGCTCTACTTCTCAAACCCCAAATCCCAGTCCAACAACTATAGCAAACTAGTTGTCACTGAATGATGGCAATTTGGCTCTCTGGCTACTTATTTATTCCCCACCATCCTAGTTTTGCATCCTCCATCCTCTCTAGCGGTTGGTGAGCATTTAGTAGTGTTGTGGGATGCTTATTTCCTATTGGACTGAGGTCTTTGGGTGTGAGCTGGGAAGACTGAGTTCcccttgcttcccccccccccttaaatttGGGGAAATTCCCAAAGATTGTCATGTCTTCATGCAGGTGAGCAGTACCCTTTGGCTACTAATGAATTGAACCTGCTACCAAAGAATGAGTTTGTTATCAATAGGCTTGCATAACCTAATTTGAAGGATTAGAATGTGTTCAGGTTGGCTATTAGATTATATCCAATTTAGTTTTCTTCCCAGACCATTATTCCTACCTGTGAATATTTGTGTATTCATCACTTTAAATTTCCGTTCTCCATCACCGCCACTCCAGCCCACCTGAAGCATTCTTTGGGTTTAAGTTACACCGTCCTTCTATATATTTCCCCTGTCTCCTCCAAACAGCCCTCCCTTACTTAGGAGTCTTTAAAATGAATGAACCATTTGCTCATGCCAGGATCTATTCTTGAACTTTCCCTGTGCCGCTGCTGCTTTGTCGAACTGAATTAGCCTCTCGCCGTTTGTCATGCAAAGAACGTAGCGCTGTATATTTAGATGCTGTGATGCCATTGGCTAGCATTGATACGCGGGAGATTGATTGAATGACAGGGTAGGAAGCAGAGGGGAGGTTTTTAAAGGACATTGTCCTCGCATGCCTAGAATTGAAATTCAATGGCCCAACATCGCTCTGGTCTGTGTTTTGAAAGGGGAGCAGTCTGGATCCTCCCCAGAGCCCAGGAATTCTAGCTGCTTTTACAATGGAAGATAATGTGTAAGCTACATATAAAATTGGATTCCAAAATTGTAATTTAAATTCAGATTTCTCATCCACTCACCCAGTAATATTGAAGCGTGCTTCCAATATGAACAAGTGTATTGTGTTGTGCTCACACCACACTTGTGGGCAGCCCTTTGGGTCATCCAAGTGACCACCATGAGAACAGATCTCTGGATTAGataagcctttggtctgatccaacaaaCCCTCTTCTTATGTTAACAATGGCTTAGTTCCAATGTTATCAAATACTATGGTTTCTGGCTATGTCAGcaatttcctcttcttcctctgaaaccaTGTTTGATCCTGGCTTGTTCCTTCTTAGAATCAAACTGTGGTTTCACTTCCTAGCTTGTTCTGGGGAGAAAATAGTGTGAAACATGCTCAGCTTTGGATGTCTAGagaactgtgttttgttttaaaatggatgtAAAAGCGCCCAGTCCTCTTGTGAGCATGAAAgaagggacggggggggggggggggggcacatttgGGGCTCAGCATGGCATATTCCTGGTTGTTTCTTATCATTGGTGTCATTTATTTCTTTGGATGCCATTTTCCCATGGGGGCTCGCAACCTATCCAAGGAAAGCAGCAAgtatagcagtttgaaaacagtaATACAAGCAGCCAACAAATAATTATTATGAAGAATGTGTATATGTCTGAACAGACCAGTATATGAATGCCATGATCATGAGCTTGTGTCAAAGGATAGGATGGCAGTCTTGACGTTTATGTGATCTTTAAGCTTTCATTTTTGCTCTATCCTTTATGCGTTCCTGAGTACCATTTTTGTTTGCTCCACTGTGTCTCAAGAGGCATCTCAGCCCTGATAATGTCAGCTAAATATGCTCATAATACTGAAGCACCCACACTCCAAGAGGCATTCCTTTTAAAGAATAGTCGCCTCTGCTCTTATTTTTCCAAAGGCACATCTACTCACTGCCATCTAGTTCAGCAATGAGAATGGTTGCAAGCCTGCATCCAGCATTCATCACtaatggctgtgctggctagggatgatgggatttgcagtataaAGCATCTGCACGGCTTCATGATTCCCACTTATGACCTAGCGCTGCAAATTGGAGGTTATTGAAAACATTCACATAAGCTCAAGTGATGCAGCTAATTCAGTAATTCATTGGATGCATTAGATGAACATGTCTTAATTACAGTGTAATTAATGTCATTAACGGTGACTGTATGACTAAGCTGTGGAGGTGAAGGGAAAGGGCTGGAGAGCCAGAAATTGTGGTACCAGATGGAAAACTCATTGGAAATGTGTTTGAGAAACCATAGCATTAGTCATCAGCACAGCAAAAAGGATAGCCATGATCCCCTCTCTTCTTCCCAATCCAGTGTAAAACTAGAATAGCCTCGGAAAAGAAGTCTAGAAAACCATGGACAGAGACATTTTACTAGCTCAGATATACTACTGTTAGCCATCTTATTGTACGTGGCAGCTCTAAAAACCATAAAAGGAAGGAATTCTGCTCCAGTTTGCAGCAGCTCGGACACAGGCCCATTGATGGCTATTTACAAACTTGCATTAAACTGGAAACTGGTTTGCTTCTGTGAAATCTGTTGCCAAATACTTTCCCGGTGTTTCTTAGTAATGCTTTGAAATCCAATGTCTGTCATCCAGTTTAAATTGATTTTCACATCTGAACACATTATCCTTTTCATATTGGACAGTATATAGCTGACAGTGCTTGACTGATGACATGGAAGAGCATTTAAAAAGATGCCATTGATTCTTAGGAGAGAAAGGTTTTGTATTTGACGCTAGCTAAGTGAAAGCATCTCTAGGCTCAGATCCCACAAAGCATAGCATTCTGCCAACACACTTGACACATCAGCAATGTCCAGAGCAATGGCCATTTCATGTCTTGGGAACTGAAGCTATGCGCACATGCTGGTCTGGCTTTAAAGCTTTCCTATTTCACTGTAAGCAAATGGATAACTATTTGCATAAGAACGGACCGGATACCTCCTTGCAAAGGTTTGTGAGAACAACCTCTGGGTGCTGAGTTACAAACGCATAATGTCTGAACAGGATTCTGATCCTAGCATAAATTGCAAGatttcggcctgttacagactgccaaaataaagctgcttcaggtctctttggaggtaggctatttaaatgatgcatgggtcctaagaatccggaagctgcaccaaagctgcactccagtgcttaggaatggagtgtggctttggcacaacctccggactcttaggacccatgcatcatttaaacagcatacctccaaagatacccgaaacagctttattttggcagtctgtaacaggccttccaGTCTCTTTCCTGTCTTGTTTGTTACACTTTGATGATAATACATATTCTAGCTTTTCCAGAACATTTCATGGTTGTAACATAGTGTGTGTTACACCATGATTACTATTACttactttattgtattttacttatatcccacctttctcccagtgtagggagtcaaggtggctaacaaaatctaaaacaatacaaagcattaaaatgtaaatgcaaAGTCTAAAAAAACCAAACGATTTTAACAGCAgttaatttaaacaattaaacaacttTCAAAAGGCTAACTGATTCTAACTTTATTAactttataatttaattttaaaatttaacaatttgcattaaacattaaaattgcTCAGTTGAGCAATGTTGGTTGGAGTGGATAacttgcagccttccagatgttgggcACCATCACTACTTATTGTTGGTTatggatggtgggagttgcagtctaacagcaACTAGAGGGTAACAAGTTAGTTGCTCATTCCCCGGTGGAGAGTGTTAGGAGTGTAGATGAtgcaaagatttatttttaagggTGGTTTTGCAGTGAGTCTCAGCCACCCAAATGCTGCTGCGGAGGCATCTGGTGCAGATGATTGATGCGGGGACAAATTGAATTTTATTAGTTAGCCAAAGGTCATCGGTTTAACAGGGtaaaattaattacaaaaaatTCAATGACATCAGCAAATGTTTGATGAAAGGCTTTTGCTGCCCTGCGCTTTGCCAAAACCTCTGGCACCCTCCAGAAACTTTTTCAcatgaaatgttttgtttgttccaTGGACTAAGTCCAGACCATGGTACTTATATTTAGAGAAGTGTTGCCTGGAAGCTTGCTGTTTGCTTGCTTGAGATCCGAGGAAAGCTGCTGCCATCATAATCTAATGGAGAAACCCTAACTTTGGAGCTGTTCCTTCCAAAGCCTCTGGCCATTCTCCTCTTTTAGAGGAAAAAGCTGTGGGTCCCACATATCCTCTTATATGAAGCCTGCCTTGAGTCCTGCGAAAGGAGAGCTTCTCACAAGAGGTCCAGGGTCCATAGAAATTGGGACTAAGTCTTTCTCATGAGACCTGAGCAAGCTTTTTATAGGATTTGCTTCAATCAGCCAGGCTTGCATTGCCAAGTGGAGGACTAGTGTGTGCCAGCTATGCTCATAACCCCTGGAACATTTCATATCTAATTGGAGGCTGTTTTGCGGTGTGCAAAATGCTCAGGAATCAGCCTGTTGTGAGCATGGCTATTCTTCTATTCTCACCTTATTAAAAAAATGCAGGTTGTGGGGCTGATTTGCCCCAAATATATCCAACGTGGTTGGACCACGTTAAATTGAAccacctttccttctctccttggcCCTTCCTGCCTTGAAGCCCCTAAATCAGCgcatcccaaactttggtcctcgggatgttttgtacttcagctctcAGGATTCCTGACCGTTGGCTGGGGCtttggggagttgaagtccaaaacatctggaagactggaGTTTGGGCATCATTGCCCTAAATTATCCTGCTGCCCATAAAGTTCTGTACATGGAAAAGAAGAGCTGCCATCATGTCCTTTATCTCAAGAAGCAATATTTTAtttctggcatccatagttttttgtggattttttgatCTATGTGGCCATGAGAAatcatctgaagatgccagccacagatgcaggcaaaacatcaggaataaactcttctagaacatggccacagagcccgaaaaatacacaaaaatattatatttatttaagttGAGAAAGTGAGATTGTGATGGGACAGTGAAATTCTGGAAATCTGCTGCGTCTTGAGGCAGAGAGTATGGAGTTAGATGGACTGAACGTctagtttggtatgaagcagCCTCTCTATGTTACGGTTGTAGGTGTAATACATATATACGTACACAAAAGTCGCTTGCTGGTACAAAACGACCTTCCCCTTCCCTCGCTGATCTTGTGTATCACACTTGTACTGTAGTATGTGCCCGATGACTACAATGGCCTTATTCAGCTCAACGACCAAGCGAGGAGTGTATTACAAGCACCGAAAGACTGGGTGTGTTTGTAAGTGTTTGTAACCTCCGGTGAGAAGGTAAGCTCAGATCGGCAGAAGTGGAGGCTTCAATGGTGAATGGAAGCGATCGGGGCTGCCGGGGGAAGAATGATTTTTGCCTGCCTGTTTTTGCATCCTCTCTTCCGGTCTTGCCATGGGGACTCCTCTGCTCACTAACGTTTGCTTGCATAACCGCCCGCATGAATCAACTAACCCAGTTGGCAAAacagatgatgattatgatggcAAGCCATGTTTGTGCTTCTGGCAGAAAAGGGACGCTCAGTGTTATGTGTCTGCTTGGCTCTCtccccctttttaaaagaaaaattaccaCGATTTATCTTGAGCCCTTCTGCTGTTTCTGTGGTTGGATGCAGTGGTGACTTTGATgtcagtggatctgctctagaTCCTAGTTTAGACCTTTAAAGGAGGTATCTGTGGTACTGAATCTTAAACCAGAATAGGCCTAACACCATGGGTAACTCTTTTAAAATTCACTGTATATTCCTCAGGTCCACTGAATATGTGAGATCTGCAACTGGGGGTTGGATGGCAGGAATGGCAGGATGTTCCACATTTGCTTTCCAAGGTGGAGCATGGGGAGTGGTATTCATGGCCTCAAGAACTGTGACCATGGTGTATTTTAGTTTTCCACATCCTGTATGTGGAGGATTACTGTCGAGTTTCTTTCCCTCTCCAGGAATATAGATTGTTCATGATAATGACCTCCTGAATCTAGAGagcagccttcctcaacctggtgAGCTTC
This genomic stretch from Sceloporus undulatus isolate JIND9_A2432 ecotype Alabama chromosome 8, SceUnd_v1.1, whole genome shotgun sequence harbors:
- the ESRP2 gene encoding epithelial splicing regulatory protein 2 isoform X6 — encoded protein: MASYSFDRFFTLKPQKKNLLLSDCFYSFYDLRKEFHDSYPNSASAKDQTIQSMAESIGYGIDETEEDFGVWQVKAMVAIIFSMLPDSCIADHRFTTPETVKYKYETGPCSKSETVDSETVIRARGLPWQSSDQDIARFFKGLNIAKGGVALCLNAQGRRNGEALVRFVNSEQRDLALERHKHHMGSRYIEVYKATGEEFLKIAGGTSNEVAQFLSKENQVIIRMRGLPFTATPEDVLGFLGPECPVTGGKEGLLFVKYPDGRPTGDAFVLFACEEFAQNALKKHKEILGKRYIELFRSTAAEVQQVLNRYMSTPLIPTLPTPIIPVIPPPYTIAAGSARDCVRLRGLPYTAGIDDILEFMGEATADIKPHGVHMVLNQQGRPSGDAFIQMKSSDRAYLVAQKCHKKMMKDRYVEVFQCSGEEMNFVLMGGTLNRSGLSPPPCKLPCLSPPAYAAFQTAAAAVIPAEAAIYQSQALLPQTRTQQASAAAAAAAAAAAATPAVTYYPAQAAQLYMNYTAYYPSPPVSPTTVGYITAPQAAVAAATSATHTPMLPQPGALVRMQGLPYNAGMKEILSFFQGYQLHADAILPLYNFSGQPSGEALVTFPSLDSARKAVAERSGCLLGSHCVELCLV
- the ESRP2 gene encoding epithelial splicing regulatory protein 2 isoform X5; this translates as MATLWMRHLRDPCPPLLCSGLFSQLVSSDLKALGKSSYTFCTDGQLLIRQVLHPEASKKNLLLSDCFYSFYDLRKEFHDSYPNSASAKDQTIQSMAESIGYGIDETEEDFGVWQVKAMVAIIFSMLPDSCIADHRFTTPETVKYKYETGPCSKSETVDSETVIRARGLPWQSSDQDIARFFKGLNIAKGGVALCLNAQGRRNGEALVRFVNSEQRDLALERHKHHMGSRYIEVYKATGEEFLKIAGGTSNEVAQFLSKENQVIIRMRGLPFTATPEDVLGFLGPECPVTGGKEGLLFVKYPDGRPTGDAFVLFACEEFAQNALKKHKEILGKRYIELFRSTAAEVQQVLNRYMSTPLIPTLPTPIIPVIPPPYTIAAGSARDCVRLRGLPYTAGIDDILEFMGEATADIKPHGVHMVLNQQGRPSGDAFIQMKSSDRAYLVAQKCHKKMMKDRYVEVFQCSGEEMNFVLMGGTLNRSGLSPPPCKLPCLSPPAYAAFQTAAAAVIPAEAAIYQSQALLPQTRTQQASAAAAAAAAAAAATPAVTYYPAQAAQLYMNYTAYYPSPPVSPTTVGYITAPQAAVAAATSATHTPMLPQPGALVRMQGLPYNAGMKEILSFFQGYQLHADAILPLYNFSGQPSGEALVTFPSLDSARKAVAERSGCLLGSHCVELCLV